Genomic segment of Streptomyces longhuiensis:
GACGACGTGCAGGCGCCGGGCCGCTCCGGTGAAGCTCAGCTCCTCGGCGACCGCGACGAAGTATTCGAGGTGACGCAGTTCCATGGATCCATCATCAGTCATTCTGATGATGACCAGCATGGAAGATCGTTGGACGTAATACCCCCCGGAACGCACCCTGGTCGTCGGCGCACCAGCACATGGCGCCGACGACCGTCAGAGGGGGAATCTCATGTCCGCTCCCAGTGCTCCGCCCACCGCGCCGACTGTGGGCCCGTCCCCTTCGCCGACCGCCCTTCGACCGCAGCGGCACGGCGCCCCCGTGGCGCGCCGGCAACGGCGGGCCGCCGTGGGCCATGGTGTCGGCTTCTGGTTCGCGGCTGTGGCCTTCACCGTTCTCATGGCCTTCGGCACGGAACCCACGCCGCTGTGGCCGATGTACCAGGCCCGTGACGGGTTCGGCACGACGACCGTCACGGTGGCGTTCGCGATGATGATCGTCGGCGCCACCGCCGGTTTCCTCACCCTCGGCCACCTCTCGGACCGGCTGGGTCGGCGCCGCATCGTCGTCCCGGCGCTGGCCGTCGCGATCGTCGCCGCACTGGTCTACCTGATCTGGCCCGAGCTGCCCGGTCTGCTCGTCGGCCGCTTCCTCAACGGCGTCGGCGTGGGCCTCATGGCCTCCACCGCCACCATGTATCTGCACGACCTGTACCAGCAGGAACACCCGGACCGCCCCGGCTCCGCCGTGCCCGGTGCGGTCGCCGCGGCAGCCAACCTCGGCGGTCTCGCGCTCGGCCCGTTGACGGCCGGACTCATCGCGCAGTGGGCGCCGGATCCGCTGACGACCACTCAGGCCGTGTTCGCCGTCGCGCTGTCGGTCAGCCTGGTCCTGGTGCTGGCCACGCCGGAGACGGTGGACCGCAGCGCCCGGGCCGGCGCCGGCGACGACCGGCCCCCGCGCTTCGCGCTCCGCCACGGAACGGGAGCCGCCTTCGCCGCGGCCTCGGCCCTCGGCACCTTCGCGTTCGCTCTGCTCGGCGTCATCAGCGCCCTGGGTGCCATCGTGGTCCGCACGAAGCTGGGCATCGACTCGCACATCATCGGCGGCCTCGCCCCGACGCTGATGTTCGCCGCCTCGGCCCTCGGCCAGCTCGCCCTCGGGGCTCTCCCGTCACGCCGGCTCGCGGCGACGGGCGCGGTGGTGTTCCCGCTCGGCCTCGGCCTGGTCGCACTGTCCCTCTACTTCCCCACGCTGCCGCTCTTCCTCTCCGCCGTGTCAGTGGCCGGAGCGGGCGCCGGGCTGCTGTTCAAGAGCGGCATCGGGTGGGCCGGCGCCCTCGCGGTGCCCGCGTCACGGGCAGGCGTTCTCGCCGTCTTCTTCACGATCGCCTATCTGGGCATGGGACTGCCCGCGATCCTGCTCAGCGTGATCATCCGGCACACGAGCGTCGAGGCGACGATGACGGGGTTCGCCGTCGCCCTGTCCGTAGGCGCGGTCGCGGCGGTACGCGTCGCGATGCGCCTGACGGAACAGAGGCTCGACTCCGCGCGCCAGAGGTGACGCCGCTCCCCCGTCTGCAGGGATGAGCCTCAGGCGCCGTCGCCCGCCGGGAGGGCGAGCGGCCCGTCCGTGCCGAAGGCCAGGGTGTTGAAGCGGTCGCCCATGCGCCGGTGGGTGGCGGCGTCCGGGTGGAGCTGGTCGGGCAGCGGCAGCTCGGCGAAGTCCGCCTCGCCGTAGAGGTCGCGGCCGTCGAGGTAGTACAGGTGCGGGTCCTCCGCCGCCCGCTGCTTCACGACGCGTGCCAGCTCGTCCCGGATGACGTTGAGCGTCAGCTTCCCCGCCACCCGCTCCGCCGGGTCACCGGCGGCCACGAACTGGAGCCGGCCCGCACTGAGGTTGCTGAAGTCCGGGATGCTGGGGCCCGGAGTGTCCTCGTGGATGGCGCAGTAGATCGGCGACACGACCAGCAGTGGCACGGTCGGGTGCCCCTCACGGATCGTGTCGAGGAAGCCGTGCACCGCCGGAGCGAACGCGCGCAGGCGCATCAGGTCGGCATTGACGATGTTGATGCCGATCTTGACGCTGATCAAGTCCGCGGGGGTGTCCCGCAGGGCACGCGCGGTGAACGGGTCGAGCAGGGCACTGCCGCCCAGACCGAGGTTCACCAGCTCCACCCCACCGAGGGAGGCGGCCAGCGCCGGCCAGGTCGTGCTGGGACTCGCCGCGTCCGAGCCGTGACTGATCGAACTGCCGTGGTGCAGCCACACCTTGCGCCCGCTGTCCGGCGCGGACTCGACGGGAGCGTCGGTGCGCAGGGCGACCAGCTCGGTGATCTCGTTGTACGGCAGCCAGATCTCGACGTCCTTCATGCTGTCGGGCAGCCCGATGAATCGCACGGTCCCGACGGGGCCGGGCCTGGTCTCCCTGGTGCCGGTGGTCATGTCGATCGTCTGCACGTTGCCGCCGGTGACGCCGGCCTGCGCGGCCAGGCGGCCGTCGACCAGCAGGTCGTACACGCCGTCGGGACGGGGCGGAGCGCCCTTGTAGGCCATCTTGGTGCGCAGCGCGTCCAGCTCGATGACGGTGGCCCGGGTGCGGAACACCAGTCGTACGCCGGAGGGCTGGGCCTCCGCCATGGCCAGTTGCGCGTCGGAGCCCTGTGCGCGGGCCCGCGCGGGCAGCCGGTGCGGGAGCAGGCCGTGCTCGGTGTGCTCCACCTCGTACGCACCCCGCACGAGGTCCGCGGTGACGCGAGTGGTCGTCCAGTTGTCGTTCATGTGCATTGCCTCAACCTGTTGATCAATATGCTTGAGTGGCTGGAGTCGTTCCGCCGTCCCCGATGCGTCCGCGGTCGGCGCGGGGCCGCGGTCAGGGTGCGGGCCAGTTCCGCAGCGTGGCGTCGAGCGAGTCGAGGATCCGCGACCAGCTCTCCTGCGAGTCGGGTGCGCTGTGGCTGAACCCTCCCTGCATCTCCAAGCTCACGTAGCCGTGGAAGACGCTGCCCAGGAGTCGGACCGCGTGGGTCTGGTCCGGCTCCGTGAGGTCGTAGCCCCGCAGGATCGCCCGCGTCATCTGGGCATGCCTGACGCCGGCGCTGGCGGCCGCGGTCTCCGGGTCGAGCCGCAACTGGGCCGCCGCGTAGCGACCGGGGTGTTCCCTGGCGTAATCCCGGTAGACGTTCGCGAAGGCGGCGAGGGCGTCCTTGCCCGCGCGCCCGGCCAGCGCCGCCGCTCCCCGGTCGGCGAGTTCCTCCAGGGCGAGCAGCGCGATCCCGGTCTTGAGTTCCTGGGAGTTCTTCAGGTGCGAGTACAGGCTCGCGACCTTGACGTCGAACTGTCTCGCGAGCGCCGAGACGGTCACCTTGTCGAACCCGACCTCGTCGGCCAGCTCGGCACCCGCCCGGATCAGGCGTTCCCTGGTCAGCCCTACGCGCACCATCACCTGCACCCCAATCAACTAAAGCGAGTATGCATATGCCTAATAGCTTTAGGCAAATGTGCATGCATCTTAGGGAACGTGGGCGAGGGAGAGGACGGCCCACAGCGCGGATCGCCGCAGCGGCGCGCCGCCCGGCCGATCGGGGGCGGGAGTGGTGGCATGGGCCACGTCATTACCGGTCGCGCCCCTGGGTAGGCGGCCTGATGATCGTCTGGGTGGGCGCGCTCATCCAGGCAGGACCGAAGAGAAGCGACACCTGGGAGGTAGCAATGTCCTCGAAGCGACGCCGCAAGAAGAAGGCCCGCCGCAAGCACGCCGCGAACCACGGCAAGCGCCCCCAGTCCTGAGGGCTCTCGCCGGATGGGTCGGGGGCGGCGCCGGACGGCGCCGCCCCTGACCCGTTTCGCCCACACCTCTCCGGCATTCGTGTCACCCGCGCGAGCGCTGACCCGGATCGCCTTCACGGCGACCTAGGATCCGCTGCGTGGCACACACCTTCGACGAACTCGTCGAGAGACAGCAGGCCGCGAACGCGGCACACCACGAGGTCCTGAGACTGCGGGACGGCTACGGACCGCCGGGGCTCGAGCCGCGGAGCGAGTCCCAGACCCAGACGTACGAGACGGCCTGGCGTGCCTGGCGCGACCTGGCCCGCGACGTCCAGGAGGCCGTCACCGAGTACGCCAAGGACGAAGGCCTCGCCAGGAACGACGTCGAGGCGGACGTGAAGGCGAAGGCGGGTGACGGCTCAGGCTCATAGCGCTCTCAGGTGGCGAAGACCTGCGAGTCGTCGGCGAACGCCTTGAACTCCAGGGCGTTGCCCGCCGGGTCGAGCAGGAACATCGTCCACTGCTCGCCGGGCTCGCCCGCGAAGCGTACGTAGGGGTCGATGACGAACTTCGTGCCCGCGGCGCGGAGCCGCTCGGCGAGCTCCTGGAACGCGGGGATCGCGAGGATCAGGCCGAAGTGCGGTACGGGCACGTCGTGTCCGTCGACAGGGTTGTGGACGTGCTGGGCGCGGGTGGGCGCGAGGTGGGTGACGAACTGGTGGCCGTGGAGATTCCAGTCCACCCAGGTGTCGGCGCTGCGGCCCTGCTCGAGGCCGAGTACCTCACCGTAGAAGTGCCGGGCGGCGGCCAGGTCGTCCACGGGCATGGCCAGGTGGAACCGCGGGATCGGCGAGTCGAGTTCGGTCATGGTTGGGCCGGTCTCCTTTCGGGAGAGCGTTCGGGAGACTGTGCGGTGACGGAGCGCCGGTCACGCCTGCCGCGCCGGACGACGTGGGCCTACCCGTGAGCAGCGTCGAGGTCACGCCGTCGAGGCCGCGATCTGTACGGGCGCCGGATCTTGGCGCGTTTTCGCCGCCCACCGCGCCACCGGCCCGAGCGCGCACGACGCCGCCAGGACCAGGCCGCCGAGCAGCAGCCATCCCGTCGTGCCCATCCCCAGCAGCAGCGCGGTGAGCAGTAGCGGGCCCAGCGTGCGGGCGACGGTGACGCCCGTACCGAAGAAGCCCTGGTACTCGCCGATGCGTCCGGCCGGGGCGAGGTCGAAGCCGAGCTGCCAGGATCCGGCCGACTGGAGCATCTCGGCGGCGACCAGGAGCACCGATCCCACGACCAGGGCCGCAACGGCCGCCCAGACCGAGCCGGCGGCCGAGGCGGCGAAGACAGCACAGGCCAGCAGCATGAGCACGCCCGACCGGCGGATGGCGCGGGCCGCCGTCGGGAGGCCGCTGACCGAGCGGGCCGTGCGGACCTGGAAGAGCATCACGGCACCGGTGTTGAGGATGAAGAGCGCGGAGACGAGCCATGTGGGGGCGTCGGTGCGCTCGTTGATCCACAGCGGGAGCCCGAGGCTGAGCAGCGGCATCCGCAGGAGAAGGACGGTGTTGAGGAGTGTCACGGCGGCGTAGGGCCGGTCCCGCAGCACTTCGAGCTTCGCTCCCCGGACGGCCGGCGCCGGCGCGACGGCCGGGAGCCGCAGCAGGACGAGCGCGCAGAGGACGAAGCTCAGGGCGTCGATCGCGAAGACCGCGAGATACGCCGACCTCGTCCCGGCGGACAGTGCGAGGCCGCCGAGTGCCGCGCCCACCGCCAGACCCGCGTTGAGTGTCGACTGCAGGTGGGCGAGCGCGCCCGTGCGGTCCTCCTTGGCCACGAGACCGGCGAGCAGCGCCTGACGTGCGGCCGCGAGCCCCGACTGCGCGCTCGCGTAGAGGCAGGCGGCCACGAGGAAGGGGAGGAAATCGCGTACGGCCAGGAAGGAGGCGACCGCGGCGCCGGTCGCGAGAGCGAGCAGCACCGCCGTTCCGCGCGGGCCCCGGCGGTCCGCGATCCTGCCGAGCGGCACCCCGACGACCGAGCCGACCGC
This window contains:
- a CDS encoding MFS transporter — encoded protein: MSAPSAPPTAPTVGPSPSPTALRPQRHGAPVARRQRRAAVGHGVGFWFAAVAFTVLMAFGTEPTPLWPMYQARDGFGTTTVTVAFAMMIVGATAGFLTLGHLSDRLGRRRIVVPALAVAIVAALVYLIWPELPGLLVGRFLNGVGVGLMASTATMYLHDLYQQEHPDRPGSAVPGAVAAAANLGGLALGPLTAGLIAQWAPDPLTTTQAVFAVALSVSLVLVLATPETVDRSARAGAGDDRPPRFALRHGTGAAFAAASALGTFAFALLGVISALGAIVVRTKLGIDSHIIGGLAPTLMFAASALGQLALGALPSRRLAATGAVVFPLGLGLVALSLYFPTLPLFLSAVSVAGAGAGLLFKSGIGWAGALAVPASRAGVLAVFFTIAYLGMGLPAILLSVIIRHTSVEATMTGFAVALSVGAVAAVRVAMRLTEQRLDSARQR
- a CDS encoding GDSL-type esterase/lipase family protein, with protein sequence MHMNDNWTTTRVTADLVRGAYEVEHTEHGLLPHRLPARARAQGSDAQLAMAEAQPSGVRLVFRTRATVIELDALRTKMAYKGAPPRPDGVYDLLVDGRLAAQAGVTGGNVQTIDMTTGTRETRPGPVGTVRFIGLPDSMKDVEIWLPYNEITELVALRTDAPVESAPDSGRKVWLHHGSSISHGSDAASPSTTWPALAASLGGVELVNLGLGGSALLDPFTARALRDTPADLISVKIGINIVNADLMRLRAFAPAVHGFLDTIREGHPTVPLLVVSPIYCAIHEDTPGPSIPDFSNLSAGRLQFVAAGDPAERVAGKLTLNVIRDELARVVKQRAAEDPHLYYLDGRDLYGEADFAELPLPDQLHPDAATHRRMGDRFNTLAFGTDGPLALPAGDGA
- a CDS encoding TetR/AcrR family transcriptional regulator, whose amino-acid sequence is MVRVGLTRERLIRAGAELADEVGFDKVTVSALARQFDVKVASLYSHLKNSQELKTGIALLALEELADRGAAALAGRAGKDALAAFANVYRDYAREHPGRYAAAQLRLDPETAAASAGVRHAQMTRAILRGYDLTEPDQTHAVRLLGSVFHGYVSLEMQGGFSHSAPDSQESWSRILDSLDATLRNWPAP
- a CDS encoding 50S ribosomal protein bL37 gives rise to the protein MIVWVGALIQAGPKRSDTWEVAMSSKRRRKKKARRKHAANHGKRPQS
- a CDS encoding VOC family protein; protein product: MTELDSPIPRFHLAMPVDDLAAARHFYGEVLGLEQGRSADTWVDWNLHGHQFVTHLAPTRAQHVHNPVDGHDVPVPHFGLILAIPAFQELAERLRAAGTKFVIDPYVRFAGEPGEQWTMFLLDPAGNALEFKAFADDSQVFAT
- a CDS encoding MFS transporter, whose amino-acid sequence is MPNLLPPAGPQRTLALAQLSNSLGDGAYYVTSALYFAHVVGLAPARIGLGLTVAWAVGSVVGVPLGRIADRRGPRGTAVLLALATGAAVASFLAVRDFLPFLVAACLYASAQSGLAAARQALLAGLVAKEDRTGALAHLQSTLNAGLAVGAALGGLALSAGTRSAYLAVFAIDALSFVLCALVLLRLPAVAPAPAVRGAKLEVLRDRPYAAVTLLNTVLLLRMPLLSLGLPLWINERTDAPTWLVSALFILNTGAVMLFQVRTARSVSGLPTAARAIRRSGVLMLLACAVFAASAAGSVWAAVAALVVGSVLLVAAEMLQSAGSWQLGFDLAPAGRIGEYQGFFGTGVTVARTLGPLLLTALLLGMGTTGWLLLGGLVLAASCALGPVARWAAKTRQDPAPVQIAASTA